The Candidatus Bathyarchaeota archaeon genomic interval TTGCAGGGTAGCGATAGCTCAGAAGCCCTAACCCCAATCCTGTTTAAAGCTGGGATTTCTACTGGTTTTCAACATGCTAATGAGCTTGTTTTCAGCCAATAGTGACCTACCCCTCTCAGGTTTCTACATAGAACCACTAATAGGATCCAAATATGCCTGCTGTGCTCCCTCCCCCTCTATCGTTTTCTGCATGGGTTGGATATTAGGATCCAAATAGACGCCAAATCATGTAGCCACCGAGTTGACTTTACTGGGCTTTTTAGGTTTGCAGCTTTTGCGTTTCTAAATCGAAGATTTCGCCACACTGAATGCGTAGGTTAGAGTTTTTGTTGTGTTTGTTTTAGGATTCTCTGGATTTGTTTCCAGTGTGAGCCTTGCCAATAGACTTGTTTGCAGTGGGGGCATTGCCAGAATTGGTTGTAGTTGTTGTAGGTGCCTTTTTGGAGTCGGTCGGCGAGTTGCTCTTTAGGTGCTGACTCGAGGGGCGTGTTGCATAGGGGGCAGTTGGCTTGGTTCATGTTTACGTTGAGAGGTACGCCGTAGCGTTTTGCCACAACTGTCAATCGTCCCGATTCGGTTTGGTCGTCCACGTAGAAGGTGTCTAGTCCTCGGCTGTTGGCGCGTTTGTAGAGTTCCAAATCCCTCGTCAATAGCGCCCGCTGTTCTTTTTTGGCTAATTCTAAAAGTTCATTATCGCTTAACTGAGTAGAGTAAACTACGTCTTGCCCTAACATGCGTAGCCAACGTGCTAATCCTCCGAGCATTCCATCCAAAAGAAATCTCAGGTTGCCCCTCCCCGAATCACGCTGCCGCTTCCGGGTTTCGCGACGATTTGTCCATCCTCAAACACAACTTGCCCTGCCACGATGGTTTTGAGGACTTTGCCGTTGGCGTCCCAGCCGTTGTAGGGGCTGAATTTGGCTTTAGATTTGAATTTGGAGGCGTCAATTTTGAATTGGCAACCAAAGTCCACGATGACTAAGTCGGCGGCTTTGCCTTGTTCGAGTACGCCGCGGTCGGTTAGGTTGAAGGTTTGGGCTGGTTTTTCTGCTAACAGCTTTCCAACTTGGCTAAAGGTTAGCTTGTTTTTCCGTACCATCGTTAGCATCAATGGCAGGGTGGTTTCGAGCCCGGGTACGCCGACTTTGATGTCCCAAACGCTGCTAGCATTCTTCTCATCAATCGTGTGGGGAGCGTGGTCAGAGCCTATCGCATCTACGGTGCCTTCGGCTATACCTTTCCAGAGGGCATCCACTTGAACCTTATCACGGACGGGCGGCGCCATAATTGCTAAGCCTCTGTAACTGTTCAAGTCGTCGGTGGTTAACATAAGGTGGTTGGGGGTGACTTCACAAGTTACCGTTCGCTCTGCCTTTTTGGCTTGGGCGATGGCTTCTAAGCCGTCTTTGGTGGAGACGTGGCAAAACTGCAAACGCACATCCGTGCCCTCGCTGAGTCTAAGCATTCTTTGAATAGCTGTTACCTCAACGTTTTCCAGATGAGCACGTGAGAAATCGGCAAGCGCAGTCTTCTTGGCTTGCTTAAGCTTCGCCTCGTTTGTTGCCAACATTATCCTGTCTTCAGCGTGAACCGCCAAGGGAACCTTTGATTCGCCCACGGCTTTGCATGCTTCCCTTAGCGCCTCGTCGTCGTCCACGTTTACGCCGCCTGTTTGGTTGCCCATAAACAGCTTAAACCCAACTGCCCCCTCTGAAACGATGGTTTTGACTTCGGCAAGGTTGGTGGGGAACTCAGAGTAGAAGCCCACGTTAACTAGGATTTTGTGTTTGGCAAGCTCCATGCGGTTGCGTAGGGTTCGGGTGCTCATGGTTATGGGGTCATTGTTGGGCATATCCAGTACGGTGGTGAAGCCGCCTGCTGCCGCTGCTGCGGTGCCTGTGTTGAAGTCTTCTTTGTAGGCTCTGCCCTCATCTCGTAGATGTACATGCTCATCAATCAGCCCCGGCAACACCAGATGGTTGTGGAGGTCGATTTTTTGGTCGGCGTTGGGCATGTGGGTTTCTTTGCCGATTTTTTGTATTTTGCCTTCTTCGAGTGCGAGGCTGCAGTCTACGATGTCTCCGTGGAGGAGGGCTTTGGCGTTAGTGAAGACAGAATCAACAATCACAACTGTTCACGGTTAGCAATAGCGGTTGGTTTGTTAATTAAAGTTTATCAAGTGTGTTAGCCGAATTTTTCTAGGACTTGTCTTCCGAAGTCTGTTATCATAGTCGCGTAGAACTCGTAGGGGGGACGGTTCATGGAAGCGGTTGATATGTCTATCAACAGCGATTTTGCCAACACTTTGACTGAGTAGTTGATGTCTTCTGGGGTTAAGCCCGTTTTAATGTGGATTTCTTCACCTTTGACAAAAATTCCTTTGTTGGTTTCTGCGAGGGCTTCGAGAACTTTTTTGGCTGTCATATCAATCATGTTAAAATCTTC includes:
- a CDS encoding Mut7-C RNAse domain-containing protein, which codes for MDGMLGGLARWLRMLGQDVVYSTQLSDNELLELAKKEQRALLTRDLELYKRANSRGLDTFYVDDQTESGRLTVVAKRYGVPLNVNMNQANCPLCNTPLESAPKEQLADRLQKGTYNNYNQFWQCPHCKQVYWQGSHWKQIQRILKQTQQKL
- a CDS encoding dihydroorotase family protein: MIVDSVFTNAKALLHGDIVDCSLALEEGKIQKIGKETHMPNADQKIDLHNHLVLPGLIDEHVHLRDEGRAYKEDFNTGTAAAAAGGFTTVLDMPNNDPITMSTRTLRNRMELAKHKILVNVGFYSEFPTNLAEVKTIVSEGAVGFKLFMGNQTGGVNVDDDEALREACKAVGESKVPLAVHAEDRIMLATNEAKLKQAKKTALADFSRAHLENVEVTAIQRMLRLSEGTDVRLQFCHVSTKDGLEAIAQAKKAERTVTCEVTPNHLMLTTDDLNSYRGLAIMAPPVRDKVQVDALWKGIAEGTVDAIGSDHAPHTIDEKNASSVWDIKVGVPGLETTLPLMLTMVRKNKLTFSQVGKLLAEKPAQTFNLTDRGVLEQGKAADLVIVDFGCQFKIDASKFKSKAKFSPYNGWDANGKVLKTIVAGQVVFEDGQIVAKPGSGSVIRGGAT